Proteins co-encoded in one Dendropsophus ebraccatus isolate aDenEbr1 chromosome 9, aDenEbr1.pat, whole genome shotgun sequence genomic window:
- the FZD7 gene encoding frizzled-7 translates to MMGRRAGRLLLLWALTLLPLLCCSAAQPYHGEKGISAPDHGFCQPISIPLCTDIAYNQTIMPNLLGHTNQEDAGLEVHQFYPLVKVQCSPELRFFLCSMYAPVCTVLENAIPPCRSLCERARQGCEALMNKFGFQWPERLRCENFPVHGAGEICVGQNTSDTPSGPTAHPTPLLPEILTFQPHSPHRDFSCPRQLKVPPYLGYSFLGEKDCGAPCEPSKGNGLMYFKEEEVRFARLWVGIWAILCAISTLFTVLTYLVDMRRFSYPERPIIFLSGCYFMVAVAYAAGFLLEERAVCLERFSEDTYRTVAQGTKKEGCTILFMILYFFGMASSIWWVILSLTWFLAAGMKWGHEAIEANSQYFHLAAWAVPAVKTITILAMGKVDGDLLSGVCYVGISSVPALRGFVLAPLFVYLFIGTSFLLAGFVSLFRIRTIMKHDGTKTEKLEKLMVRIGVFSVLYTVPATIVLACYFYEQAFRETWEKTWLMQTCKSFAIPCPSQHFSPMSPDFTVFMIKYLMTMIVGITSSFWIWSGKTLQSWRKFYYRLSNSSSGGKGETAV, encoded by the coding sequence ATGATGGGGAGGAGAGCGGGGCGCCTGCTGCTGCTGTGGGCGCTCAccctgctgccgctgctctgcTGCTCCGCTGCCCAGCCGTACCACGGAGAGAAGGGCATCTCCGCCCCGGACCACGGCTTCTGCCAGCCCATCTCCATCCCCCTGTGCACGGACATCGCCTACAACCAGACCATCATGCCCAACCTGCTGGGCCACACCAACCAGGAGGACGCCGGGCTGGAGGTGCACCAGTTCTACCCGCTGGTCAAGGTGCAGTGCTCGCCCGAGCTGCGCTTCTTCCTGTGCTCCATGTACGCGCCGGTGTGCACGGTGCTGGAGAACGCCATCCCGCCGTGCCGCTCGCTCTGTGAACGGGCCCGACAAGGCTGCGAGGCCCTGATGAACAAGTTCGGCTTCCAGTGGCCGGAGAGGCTGCGCTGCGAGAACTTCCCGGTGCACGGAGCGGGCGAGATCTGCGTGGGCCAGAACACCTCGGATACCCCGTCCGGCCCCACGGCCCACCCGACCCCGCTGCTGCCGGAGATCCTCACCTTCCAGCCGCACTCCCCGCACCGGGACTTCAGCTGCCCCCGCCAGCTCAAGGTGCCCCCGTACCTGGGCTACAGCTTCCTGGGGGAGAAGGACTGCGGCGCCCCGTGCGAGCCCAGCAAGGGCAACGGCCTGATGTACttcaaggaggaggaggtgcgCTTCGCCCGGCTGTGGGTCGGCATCTGGGCCATCCTGTGCGCCATCTCCACCCTCTTCACTGTGCTCACCTACCTGGTGGACATGCGGCGCTTCAGCTACCCGGAGCGGCCCATCATCTTCCTGTCCGGCTGCTACTTCATGGTGGCGGTGGCCTATGCCGCGGGCTTCCTGCTGGAGGAGCGAGCCGTCTGCCTGGAGCGCTTCTCCGAGGACACGTACCGCACGGTGGCGCAGGGCACCAAGAAGGAGGGCTGCACCATCCTCTTCATGATCCTCTACTTCTTCGGGATGGCCAGCTCCATCTGGTGGGTCATCCTGTCCCTCAcctggttcctggcagcgggcaTGAAGTGGGGCCATGAAGCCATTGAAGCCAACTCTCAGTACTTCCACCTGGCCGCCTGGGCAGTGCCCGCTGTAAAGACTATCACTATTCTGGCCATGGGCAAAGTGGACGGTGACCTCCTGAGTGGTGTGTGCTATGTGGGCATCAGCAGCGTGCCAGCCCTCCGTGGCTTTGTGTTGGCACCGCTCTTCGTCTACCTGTTCATTGGCACCTCCTTCCTGCTGGCCGGCTTCGTGTCCCTGTTCCGCATCCGCACCATCATGAAGCACGATGGCACCAAGACTGAGAAACTGGAGAAGCTGATGGTGCGCATTGGGGTCTTCAGCGTACTCTACACCGTGCCCGCCACCATTGTGTTGGCATGCTACTTCTACGAGCAGGCGTTCCGGGAGACCTGGGAGAAGACGTGGCTGATGCAGACCTGTAAGAGCTTCGCCATCCCATGCCCCAGCCAACATTTCTCCCCCATGAGCCCAGATTTCACCGTCTTCATGATCAAGTATCTGATGACCATGATTGTGGGCATCACCTCCAGCTTCTGGATCTGGTCAGGGAAGACACTGCAGTCCTGGCGTAAGTTCTACTATAGACTCAGTAACAGCAGCAGTGGGGGTAAGGGGGAGACTGCGGTATGA